A portion of the Edaphobacter lichenicola genome contains these proteins:
- a CDS encoding anti-sigma factor family protein produces MPDFNQFGSPKPGGPGDPQHCAQCEAMLTDVLDGTLSAADQATFDLHLVGCPNCTSMLADAQRGAAWMEMLKSPRPEPPASLLERIIAQTSEKDTKPAIVLGPTDFLRAPAPPRPPNTLLGRPTLVPAALAAGSIPYVPTNVLPFRTRVTSGLRSFGQTMLQPRLAMTAAMAFFSIALTMNLTGVRLSQLRASDLKPSSILRSAYEAKAKVVRYSDNLRVVYELESRVRDLQRSSDDDGSAGSAGSTNTPTNQSDPAKSNQTPAGTQPDNQKDQKPGNQKQTSPHPNPGSSQRETPGGTIRLVESVRTQAPPSFAMQALAVLTPSVIKKEGGLV; encoded by the coding sequence GTGCCAGACTTCAACCAATTCGGTAGCCCCAAACCCGGGGGACCCGGCGACCCTCAGCACTGCGCTCAATGCGAGGCCATGCTGACCGACGTGCTCGACGGTACCCTCTCCGCGGCAGATCAGGCCACCTTCGACCTCCACCTTGTGGGCTGCCCGAACTGCACCAGCATGCTGGCCGACGCCCAGCGCGGAGCAGCCTGGATGGAGATGCTAAAGTCTCCCCGGCCCGAACCACCCGCCTCCCTACTCGAGCGCATCATCGCCCAGACCAGTGAGAAAGACACCAAGCCCGCTATCGTCCTCGGGCCAACCGATTTTCTCCGTGCACCAGCGCCTCCGCGCCCACCCAACACGCTGCTCGGCCGCCCCACTCTGGTTCCTGCTGCTTTGGCCGCTGGATCTATCCCCTACGTCCCCACCAACGTCCTCCCCTTCCGTACTCGCGTCACCTCCGGGCTCCGTTCCTTCGGCCAGACCATGTTGCAGCCGCGTCTTGCCATGACTGCTGCCATGGCCTTCTTCTCGATCGCCCTTACCATGAACCTCACAGGCGTTCGTCTCAGCCAGCTTCGCGCCAGCGACCTCAAACCCTCCAGCATCCTGCGCAGTGCCTACGAGGCCAAAGCGAAGGTAGTCCGCTACTCCGACAACCTTCGCGTCGTGTATGAACTCGAATCCCGCGTCCGCGATCTGCAACGCTCCTCGGACGATGACGGATCAGCCGGATCAGCCGGATCGACCAACACCCCGACCAACCAGAGTGATCCAGCCAAATCGAACCAAACACCTGCTGGCACTCAGCCGGACAATCAGAAGGACCAAAAGCCCGGCAACCAGAAACAGACGAGCCCTCACCCCAACCCCGGCTCCAGTCAACGTGAGACCCCCGGCGGCACTATTCGGCTGGTCGAGTCAGTTCGCACCCAGGCCCCTCCCTCCTTCGCCATGCAAGCTCTTGCTGTACTTACTCCCAGCGTCATCAAGAAGGAAGGGGGATTGGTATGA
- a CDS encoding RNA polymerase sigma factor, which yields MAIPTTGRLTGLRSTPRHAIRHNSKPIPRAIEDQQVLQQIQPSPVPRGTLLPPTKSLEAKLERTPEQEAAQEAVAKLVRQCMAGDSQAWQQLVASQHRRIYAICYRFTGSGNDAEDLTQEVFLKLYKNLASFDTQKGSFQTWITTLARNLLVDHFRRTRLERASESLDASFDGEEDGPTMADRLADPAPSQEQHVAGLELKVRIQNALKQLSPELREAVILRDLEDMDYKEISQVLRIPEGTVKSRISRGRGELAKLLQRIEGQVV from the coding sequence ATGGCGATTCCAACGACAGGCCGGCTGACGGGTCTCAGATCCACGCCGAGACACGCCATCCGCCACAATTCAAAGCCCATCCCACGGGCCATCGAAGATCAACAGGTCCTCCAACAAATCCAGCCATCCCCGGTTCCACGCGGTACACTTCTCCCACCGACAAAATCACTTGAGGCGAAGTTGGAGCGAACCCCGGAACAGGAAGCAGCGCAGGAAGCAGTCGCCAAACTGGTGCGCCAGTGCATGGCCGGCGACTCGCAGGCTTGGCAGCAGCTGGTCGCCTCCCAGCATCGCCGTATCTACGCCATCTGCTACCGCTTTACGGGCTCCGGCAACGACGCAGAAGACCTCACCCAGGAGGTCTTTCTCAAGCTCTACAAGAACTTGGCCAGCTTCGACACCCAGAAGGGCAGCTTCCAGACCTGGATCACCACACTCGCCCGCAACCTTCTGGTAGACCACTTCCGCCGCACCCGCCTCGAGCGCGCCTCCGAGTCCCTCGACGCCTCCTTCGACGGGGAAGAAGACGGTCCCACCATGGCCGACCGGCTCGCCGACCCCGCACCATCGCAGGAGCAGCACGTCGCCGGTCTCGAGCTCAAAGTCCGCATCCAGAACGCACTCAAACAGCTCTCTCCCGAGCTCCGCGAGGCCGTCATCCTTCGCGATCTCGAGGATATGGATTACAAAGAGATATCTCAGGTTCTCCGCATCCCCGAAGGTACGGTAAAAAGCCGTATAAGCCGCGGTCGCGGGGAACTCGCAAAGCTTTTGCAACGTATAGAAGGGCAGGTGGTTTAA
- a CDS encoding superoxide dismutase family protein, with translation MRNILAAATLCLLTIPGFAKTPKNAVVVPIKTSTGEDAGTATFSPSKKGVQIKLDLKNLPVGEHGVHIHAKALCDGPDFKTAAGHFNPDNKQHGFENPMGHHAGDLPKNVIIGEGHLGQATFNVNYLSLDPAAPNSIIANGGTSIVIHEKADDMKTDPSGNSGNRIACGVINAPTP, from the coding sequence ATGCGCAATATCCTCGCCGCCGCCACACTCTGCCTTCTTACCATTCCAGGCTTTGCCAAGACTCCAAAGAACGCAGTCGTCGTTCCCATCAAGACCTCCACTGGGGAAGACGCAGGCACTGCGACCTTCAGCCCCAGCAAAAAAGGCGTCCAGATCAAACTGGACCTCAAGAACCTCCCCGTAGGCGAGCATGGCGTTCACATCCACGCCAAAGCCCTATGCGATGGTCCCGACTTTAAGACCGCGGCTGGTCACTTCAACCCGGACAACAAGCAGCACGGCTTCGAAAACCCCATGGGACATCACGCCGGAGACCTCCCGAAGAACGTCATCATCGGCGAAGGCCACCTCGGCCAGGCCACCTTCAACGTCAACTACCTCTCACTCGATCCCGCTGCTCCTAACAGCATCATCGCCAATGGTGGCACCTCCATCGTCATCCACGAGAAGGCTGACGACATGAAGACCGACCCCTCCGGAAACTCCGGCAACCGCATCGCATGTGGCGTCATCAACGCCCCCACACCCTAG